In the genome of Paenibacillus sp. FSL R5-0766, one region contains:
- the purM gene encoding phosphoribosylformylglycinamidine cyclo-ligase, with product MSEAYKKAGVDIAAGNEAVERMKKHVKRTFRPEVMTDLGGFGALFGLNKDKYDEPVLVSGTDGVGTKLKIAFAMDRHDTIGIDAVAMCVNDIVVQGAEPLFFLDYLACDKVIPEKIEAIVAGIAEGCHQSGCALIGGETAEMPGMYSEGEYDIAGFTVGIVDKAKIINGTTIAPGDTVIGLASSGVHSNGFSLVRRLLLEDAGLDLHDEVAELGGKLGDSLLEPTKIYVKSLLSLLEKVKVKGMAHITGGGFIENIPRMLPSNVNVDIDYGSWPILPIFNLLQEKGAVSNRDMFTTFNMGVGLVLVVNEADATEALQQLKASGEEAYIIGRVTEGDARVTFTGADV from the coding sequence TTGTCTGAAGCATATAAAAAGGCCGGCGTTGATATCGCGGCAGGTAATGAAGCGGTTGAACGGATGAAAAAACACGTGAAGCGTACCTTCCGTCCGGAAGTGATGACAGATCTGGGAGGCTTTGGCGCCCTGTTCGGTTTGAACAAAGATAAATACGATGAGCCGGTGCTTGTATCCGGTACGGATGGCGTAGGCACCAAGCTGAAAATTGCATTTGCCATGGACCGTCACGATACCATCGGAATCGACGCGGTAGCGATGTGTGTGAACGACATTGTGGTACAGGGTGCAGAACCACTCTTCTTCCTTGACTATCTGGCATGTGACAAAGTCATTCCTGAGAAGATCGAAGCTATTGTTGCGGGAATCGCTGAAGGCTGTCATCAATCGGGTTGTGCGCTGATCGGTGGAGAGACGGCGGAGATGCCAGGCATGTACAGTGAAGGTGAATACGATATTGCCGGATTCACGGTGGGTATCGTGGACAAAGCAAAGATCATCAACGGTACAACCATCGCCCCTGGCGACACAGTGATTGGACTTGCCTCTAGCGGTGTGCACAGTAACGGATTCTCGCTGGTACGCAGACTTTTGTTGGAAGATGCGGGACTTGATCTGCATGATGAAGTAGCGGAACTGGGCGGTAAGCTGGGTGATTCCCTGCTGGAACCTACAAAGATCTATGTTAAATCCCTGTTGTCCCTGCTGGAAAAAGTAAAAGTAAAAGGCATGGCACACATTACAGGTGGTGGCTTTATCGAGAATATCCCACGTATGTTGCCAAGCAACGTGAATGTGGATATTGACTACGGTTCTTGGCCGATCCTGCCGATCTTCAACCTGTTACAGGAAAAGGGAGCTGTCTCAAACCGTGACATGTTCACCACATTTAACATGGGTGTTGGGCTTGTACTGGTCGTTAATGAAGCAGATGCAACAGAAGCGCTGCAACAATTGAAAGCATCTGGTGAAGAAGCGTACATCATTGGCCGAGTTACTGAAGGAGATGCGCGAGTAACCTTCACGGGAGCGGATGTTTAA
- the purF gene encoding amidophosphoribosyltransferase — protein MSHELTTGPLWTGDYYNEGSGKEGLDKLKEECGVFGVFRHPDAASLSYYGLHALQHRGEESAGMCVSDGSQFNYHRGMGLVKEVFTKDLMQTLTGDISIGHVRYSTSGDSKLTNAQPLVFKYRDGDLAVATNGNIVNAPTIRRELEQSGSIFQTTSDTEVIAHLIARSSKGLVEAAKEAFQRIVGGYAFLIMTNDKLLVASDPHGLRPLTMGKLGDAYLFASETCALETIGAELIRDIEPGELLVLDADGLHEDRFDHHKHRKALCAMEYIYFARPDSDMNGANQHAARKRMGSRMAIESFVDADLVTGVPDSSISAAIGYAEQTGIPYEMGMIKNKYTGRTFIQPSQELREQGVKMKLSAVRRVVEGKRVVMIDDSIVRGTTSRRIVNMLRDAGATEVHVRITSPPFKNPCFYGIDTPDSRELIASQLSVEEICREINADSLSFLSPDGLIASIQGDNQDDPKGGLCLACFDHDYPTRLDFGGEEKFGCSC, from the coding sequence ATGTCTCATGAACTGACGACAGGACCGTTGTGGACAGGCGATTATTATAATGAAGGGTCCGGCAAGGAAGGACTCGACAAATTGAAGGAAGAATGCGGCGTGTTCGGGGTGTTCAGGCACCCTGACGCGGCTTCGCTCTCCTATTATGGACTGCATGCGCTGCAACATCGGGGCGAAGAAAGTGCAGGCATGTGTGTGAGTGATGGCAGCCAGTTTAACTATCATCGCGGCATGGGTCTGGTGAAGGAAGTGTTCACCAAAGACCTGATGCAGACGTTGACCGGGGATATTTCCATTGGACATGTCCGTTATTCAACAAGTGGTGACAGTAAACTGACGAACGCACAGCCATTGGTATTCAAATACCGTGATGGCGATTTGGCAGTAGCGACCAACGGAAACATTGTAAATGCACCCACGATTCGGCGTGAGCTGGAGCAGAGTGGGTCCATTTTTCAAACAACAAGTGATACCGAGGTCATTGCGCATCTGATTGCACGATCCTCCAAAGGGCTTGTGGAAGCGGCAAAAGAGGCATTCCAGCGCATTGTGGGCGGTTATGCATTTCTGATCATGACCAATGACAAGCTGCTTGTGGCTTCTGATCCGCACGGACTTCGTCCGCTGACGATGGGTAAGCTGGGAGATGCGTATCTGTTTGCATCCGAGACGTGTGCACTGGAAACAATTGGTGCAGAGTTAATTCGTGATATTGAACCGGGTGAACTGCTTGTGCTGGATGCGGATGGTCTACATGAGGATCGCTTCGATCATCATAAACACCGCAAGGCATTATGCGCGATGGAATATATATATTTTGCTCGTCCGGATAGTGATATGAATGGTGCGAATCAGCATGCTGCCCGTAAACGGATGGGAAGCCGGATGGCGATTGAGTCGTTTGTGGATGCGGACTTGGTTACGGGGGTACCAGATTCCAGCATCTCGGCGGCGATTGGATACGCTGAACAGACAGGTATTCCGTATGAGATGGGTATGATCAAAAATAAATACACCGGACGTACGTTTATCCAGCCAAGCCAGGAATTGCGGGAGCAGGGCGTGAAGATGAAGCTGAGCGCTGTGCGCCGCGTTGTAGAAGGCAAACGTGTGGTTATGATTGACGATTCCATTGTACGTGGAACAACTTCCCGGCGGATCGTGAACATGCTGCGTGATGCAGGAGCTACCGAGGTCCATGTACGCATTACATCACCACCTTTCAAAAACCCGTGTTTCTATGGCATAGATACCCCGGATAGCCGTGAATTGATCGCCTCACAACTGTCGGTGGAAGAAATTTGCCGTGAGATTAATGCGGATTCCCTGTCGTTCCTCAGTCCGGATGGACTGATAGCATCGATTCAGGGAGATAATCAGGATGATCCCAAAGGCGGGCTTTGCCTCGCATGTTTTGATCATGATTACCCAACCCGCCTCGATTTTGGCGGCGAGGAAAAATTCGGCTGCAGCTGTTAG
- the purN gene encoding phosphoribosylglycinamide formyltransferase — MANYRIAVFASGEGSNFQSLVDAVRNGGLNASVDLLVCDKPAARVVQRAQDAGVDCHLFTPKNYASREAYEAEIVEVLESKKIDLVVLAGYMRLLTSVVVDRYAGRLINIHPSLLPAFAGKDAIGQALEYGVKVTGVTVHFVDGGMDTGPIIAQHPVPILPEDTPESISRSIHAAEQQLYPEVVSWFAQGLVQLDGRHVTVNKPV; from the coding sequence ATGGCGAACTACCGCATAGCTGTGTTTGCCTCGGGTGAAGGGTCCAACTTTCAGTCATTGGTCGATGCAGTACGAAACGGTGGGCTGAATGCATCCGTTGATCTGCTCGTGTGTGATAAACCGGCTGCACGTGTTGTGCAGCGGGCACAGGACGCAGGCGTGGACTGTCATCTGTTTACTCCGAAAAATTATGCTTCCCGTGAAGCCTATGAGGCAGAGATCGTGGAAGTGCTTGAATCCAAAAAGATCGACTTGGTTGTTCTTGCGGGATATATGAGATTGTTGACTTCGGTTGTGGTGGATCGTTACGCAGGGCGGTTGATTAACATCCATCCGTCCTTGCTACCGGCATTTGCAGGCAAGGACGCGATTGGACAGGCATTGGAATACGGCGTGAAAGTTACGGGCGTGACCGTGCACTTTGTGGACGGAGGAATGGATACCGGACCGATTATTGCCCAGCATCCGGTTCCCATTTTGCCAGAGGATACGCCTGAGTCAATCAGCCGTTCCATTCATGCGGCTGAACAGCAGTTATACCCTGAAGTGGTTTCCTGGTTCGCGCAAGGTCTGGTTCAATTAGACGGACGTCACGTCACTGTTAACAAGCCGGTTTGA
- the purD gene encoding phosphoribosylamine--glycine ligase produces MDILVVGGGGREHAIIWALAKSPKVDKIHCAPGNAGIAQLAECHAIAVNEFDKLTALAVELKVGLVVIGPDDPLADGIVDAFDVTDIPVFGPRRNAAEIEGSKTFMKDLLHKYNIPTAAYEKFDNYEQAQAYLNEQAIPVVIKADGLAAGKGVTVAYSREEADQALRSIMVDKVFGEAGAKVIIEEFLAGQEMSILAFVDGETVRPMAAAQDHKPVFDNDQGPNTGGMGTYSPLPHIPASIIEEAVETIIKPTAKAMVSEGRPFQGVLFAGLMISPDGKPKTIEFNARFGDPETQVVLPRLKSDLFDIFWATVHGKLADIEIEWSDEAAVCVVLASGGYPGPYAKGVVIEGLDQVQDAVVFHAGTARSEAGDWVTNGGRILGVVGLGADIAEARNKAYAQAECIHFDGKHQRTDIAAKALV; encoded by the coding sequence ATGGATATTCTGGTAGTAGGCGGCGGTGGCCGGGAACATGCCATCATCTGGGCGCTGGCAAAGAGTCCAAAGGTAGACAAGATTCACTGTGCACCGGGAAATGCAGGTATTGCTCAGCTCGCTGAGTGTCATGCCATTGCGGTAAATGAATTCGATAAACTAACGGCTCTTGCTGTAGAGCTTAAAGTGGGTCTGGTGGTTATTGGTCCGGATGATCCGCTTGCGGATGGGATCGTGGATGCATTTGACGTGACAGATATTCCGGTATTCGGACCCCGTCGTAATGCAGCAGAGATCGAAGGAAGTAAAACGTTCATGAAGGATCTGCTGCACAAATACAACATTCCAACGGCAGCCTATGAAAAATTCGACAACTACGAACAGGCTCAAGCATACCTGAATGAGCAAGCAATTCCGGTTGTCATCAAGGCAGATGGTTTGGCAGCGGGCAAAGGTGTGACGGTAGCTTATTCGCGTGAAGAGGCTGATCAGGCACTTCGCAGTATCATGGTTGACAAAGTATTTGGTGAAGCAGGAGCCAAAGTGATTATCGAGGAATTCCTCGCAGGACAGGAAATGTCGATTCTGGCTTTTGTCGATGGGGAGACGGTTCGTCCAATGGCTGCAGCACAGGATCACAAACCTGTATTCGATAATGATCAGGGGCCAAACACAGGAGGTATGGGTACATATTCACCTTTGCCACACATTCCTGCATCCATTATTGAAGAAGCCGTAGAGACAATCATCAAACCAACAGCCAAGGCCATGGTATCCGAAGGGCGTCCGTTCCAAGGCGTGTTGTTCGCTGGGCTGATGATTTCACCAGATGGTAAACCTAAAACGATTGAGTTCAACGCACGTTTCGGTGATCCCGAGACACAGGTTGTTTTACCACGATTGAAGAGTGACCTGTTCGATATCTTCTGGGCAACCGTTCATGGCAAGCTGGCAGACATTGAAATTGAATGGAGCGATGAAGCCGCAGTATGTGTGGTGCTTGCTTCAGGAGGTTATCCGGGTCCTTATGCCAAAGGCGTAGTCATTGAAGGTCTGGATCAAGTGCAAGATGCCGTGGTATTCCACGCAGGTACAGCGCGTAGTGAAGCAGGAGACTGGGTCACCAATGGTGGACGGATCCTGGGCGTAGTTGGCCTTGGTGCGGATATTGCAGAAGCTAGAAACAAAGCCTATGCACAGGCCGAATGTATCCATTTTGATGGCAAACATCAACGGACGGATATTGCTGCCAAAGCACTGGTCTAG
- the purH gene encoding bifunctional phosphoribosylaminoimidazolecarboxamide formyltransferase/IMP cyclohydrolase, protein MSIKRALVSVSDKTGIVDFCRELSQMGVEIISTGGTSSLLSKEGVPVIGISDVTGFPEIMDGRVKTLHPAVHSGLLAVRDNEEHTRQMEELGLGYIDLVVVNLYPFQETIAKPDVAYEDAIENIDIGGPTMLRSAAKNHAFVSVVVDASDYSQVLEEVRHDGDTTLETRKRLAAKVFRHTAAYDALISDYLSNVNGDPLPERLTVTYEKLQDLRYGENPHQQAAFYRKPLAAQDTLTTAEQLHGKELSYNNINDANAALQIVKEFEEPAVVAVKHMNPCGVGIGASIYEAYSKAYAADPTSIFGGIVAANRIIDSDTAGKLSEIFLEIVLAPDFTQEALDILTKKKNIRLLKTGELNAARKRESQFVVTSIDGGMIVQQSDVHSIEASELNVVTDRAPSEEELKQLLFGWKVVKHVKSNAIVLAANDMTVGVGAGQMNRVGAAKIAIEQAGEQAKGAILASDAFFPMGDTLELAAKAGITAVIQPGGSIKDEESIKVANEYGIAMVFTGVRHFKH, encoded by the coding sequence GTGAGTATCAAAAGAGCGCTGGTTAGCGTATCGGATAAAACGGGCATCGTGGACTTTTGCCGCGAGCTGTCGCAAATGGGTGTGGAGATTATTTCGACAGGAGGTACAAGCAGCCTGTTGTCGAAGGAAGGCGTACCTGTCATCGGAATTTCGGATGTGACCGGATTTCCGGAAATCATGGACGGACGTGTCAAAACATTACATCCGGCAGTTCATAGTGGGTTGTTGGCTGTGCGTGATAACGAAGAGCACACACGCCAGATGGAAGAACTCGGTCTCGGCTATATCGATCTGGTTGTCGTGAACCTGTACCCATTCCAAGAGACTATTGCGAAACCGGATGTGGCATACGAAGATGCCATCGAGAACATCGATATTGGCGGTCCAACGATGCTTCGCTCGGCAGCCAAAAACCATGCCTTTGTCAGTGTCGTTGTAGACGCATCTGATTACAGCCAAGTGCTGGAGGAAGTGCGCCACGATGGAGACACAACTCTAGAAACTCGCAAACGGCTTGCGGCAAAAGTGTTCCGTCATACGGCGGCTTACGATGCACTCATCTCCGATTACCTGTCCAACGTAAATGGCGATCCACTGCCAGAGCGTCTGACGGTTACTTACGAAAAACTCCAGGATTTGCGTTACGGCGAAAATCCACATCAGCAGGCGGCATTCTACCGCAAACCGCTGGCTGCTCAAGATACGTTGACAACAGCCGAGCAATTGCATGGCAAAGAGTTGTCTTACAATAACATCAACGATGCTAACGCAGCATTGCAGATTGTCAAAGAATTTGAAGAACCAGCCGTTGTCGCGGTTAAACATATGAACCCATGCGGCGTAGGTATTGGCGCAAGTATCTATGAAGCTTACAGCAAGGCATATGCTGCAGATCCAACGTCTATCTTTGGTGGCATTGTGGCAGCAAACCGCATTATCGACAGCGATACAGCAGGCAAATTGAGCGAGATTTTCCTGGAAATCGTACTTGCCCCTGACTTTACGCAAGAAGCTCTCGATATCCTGACGAAGAAGAAAAACATTCGTTTGCTCAAAACGGGCGAACTAAATGCTGCTCGTAAACGGGAAAGCCAATTCGTGGTTACGTCCATCGACGGCGGCATGATCGTGCAACAGTCGGATGTGCATTCCATTGAAGCGAGCGAGCTGAACGTGGTAACGGATCGTGCACCATCGGAAGAAGAACTGAAACAGCTGTTGTTTGGCTGGAAAGTAGTTAAACACGTGAAATCCAATGCGATTGTACTTGCTGCGAATGATATGACCGTAGGTGTGGGCGCTGGACAAATGAATCGTGTGGGTGCAGCCAAAATTGCGATTGAGCAAGCGGGCGAGCAAGCAAAAGGTGCTATTCTGGCATCCGATGCGTTCTTCCCAATGGGTGATACGCTGGAACTGGCAGCAAAAGCCGGAATTACAGCAGTAATTCAACCTGGTGGTTCGATCAAAGATGAAGAATCCATCAAAGTAGCGAATGAATACGGAATTGCCATGGTCTTCACAGGCGTTCGTCACTTCAAACACTAG
- a CDS encoding hemolysin family protein, with protein MDIITILNIALLIILIALTAFFVASEFAVVKIRTSRVDQLVAEGNKKAVLAKKVVSDLDYYLSACQLGITVTALGLGALGKPTVERLLYPVFNYLDVPASISSIASYAIAFILVTFLHVVVGEMAPKTLAIQFSEKLTLMLSPSLYWFGKVMYPFIWALNGASRVLLRGFGVKPAKHDQAYSEDEIKIIMNQSYEGDENNKTKLSYLENVFVFDERDAKDIMVPRTELVTLDQDMTYDDIIPILDEHNYSRYPVIEDGDKDRIIGVVNVKKILPDMVAARSYQLREFVREIPFVSEVTSIQDAMIKMQQERVHMAVVVDEYGGTSGIITMEDILEELVGEIRDEFDDDEVADIQETGENQYLINGRVLLDELERQFGLSFEGNEEMDTVAGWIQYQKGVGVEKGDTVEHGDYVWTVVDTENYHIKQVLLERVSGAQIEEATSDLA; from the coding sequence TTGGACATAATTACCATATTGAATATCGCTTTACTTATTATCTTGATTGCATTGACTGCATTTTTCGTAGCATCGGAATTTGCTGTAGTCAAAATTCGTACATCAAGAGTGGATCAACTGGTCGCGGAAGGCAATAAAAAGGCAGTACTCGCCAAAAAAGTTGTCTCGGACCTGGATTATTATCTGTCAGCCTGTCAGCTCGGTATTACGGTCACCGCACTGGGATTGGGTGCACTCGGAAAACCGACGGTTGAGAGATTGTTATATCCGGTATTCAATTATTTAGATGTACCTGCTTCAATCTCGTCGATTGCTTCTTATGCGATCGCCTTTATACTCGTTACGTTCTTGCATGTGGTTGTTGGTGAGATGGCACCCAAAACGCTGGCGATTCAGTTTTCGGAAAAACTGACGTTGATGCTCTCCCCATCGCTATACTGGTTTGGTAAAGTCATGTACCCATTCATCTGGGCGCTTAATGGAGCCTCCCGTGTTCTTCTGCGGGGATTCGGTGTGAAGCCTGCCAAACATGATCAAGCCTACTCGGAGGACGAGATCAAAATCATCATGAACCAGAGTTATGAAGGGGACGAGAACAACAAGACCAAGCTTTCATATCTGGAAAATGTATTTGTGTTCGACGAACGTGATGCCAAAGACATCATGGTACCGCGTACGGAACTAGTGACATTAGATCAGGATATGACCTATGACGATATTATTCCTATATTGGATGAACATAACTATTCACGTTACCCTGTAATCGAGGATGGGGACAAGGACCGCATTATCGGCGTTGTGAATGTGAAAAAGATTTTGCCTGACATGGTTGCCGCAAGATCGTATCAACTACGGGAGTTCGTTCGTGAGATCCCATTCGTCTCCGAAGTTACAAGTATTCAGGATGCAATGATTAAAATGCAGCAGGAACGTGTACACATGGCCGTGGTTGTGGATGAATACGGCGGTACCTCGGGTATCATTACGATGGAGGATATTCTGGAGGAGCTTGTCGGTGAGATACGCGATGAATTCGATGATGATGAGGTGGCCGATATTCAGGAGACCGGAGAGAATCAATATCTCATTAATGGCCGGGTACTTTTGGATGAACTGGAGCGGCAGTTCGGACTTAGCTTTGAAGGAAATGAAGAGATGGACACCGTGGCCGGATGGATTCAATACCAGAAGGGTGTAGGGGTGGAAAAAGGAGACACGGTAGAACACGGCGATTATGTCTGGACCGTTGTGGACACCGAAAATTATCACATCAAGCAAGTTCTTCTGGAACGAGTGAGCGGTGCGCAGATTGAGGAAGCTACTAGCGACCTAGCGTGA